ATCAACTTCTTACCTTGTTCgatcaaaacaaaatcGAGAACACCCATATTGTGTCCGACGCATACATAGACCTCCTGACCAGTTCTGGCGTCAAATTGGTAAACCTTGCCATTTATACATGAAGCAAAGATGTTATGACCTGTAGATTCTTCAAACTGCAATTTTGTCACAGAATCCTCAAGAACAAACTTATGTCTCAGCCTCCAAGTCTTGGTATCATACATCAAGATATCACCTGAAACCAACCCAATAGCCATCCAATTCGTTTTTGAAGACCAGGAAATAGATTCTATGGAAGCATCTAATTCCTCTTGGTCCTCCTTCAACTCTACTACAGTTGTTAGATTCAACATAGCACCAGTTATCGCGTTGAACACCACCATAATACCATTGTTAGACCCGCAGGCAGCAATAGGTGTTCCTTGGTTCATATGAGATGGCGCACATGAAAGATTCACCCATCCAGCCTCAAAACCCTTGAGTTCCGACGAAGAAATCTTAAACATCGATTGACCAGTATGACAATTCCAACCAACAATAGTACTGTCTAAAGAACATGTAACTAGAACTAAGCTGTCGTCCTCTTCATCACcaacatccaaaaattcCCCCATCGTACATTCTTGAGAGTGTAAATACCCACTCATCAAATGCACCAAAGATTTACTTTCCTCATCGATCTGATAACACCACACTGACCCATCAATAGATCCAAAGGCAAAGTAGCCCTTCTTCCAAGGATGTACTTTCAACCACACAATCTCATCAACCTCTTGTAGTTCCTCAAAAAGAACCCACTTTTGCCCTCCTTTACTAGATCTATGTACTAAAACCTTCCCATTCATATCCGCTGTCACTAAATATTCACCATCCACAGTAAACCCCACCCCAATCACGGACTCGCTGTGTTTAATACACCCTGCCTCCTTAGGAGGCTCGCTATGTGAAGTCCACAGATAAGCAACATTATCTCCACCACCACTAACAACCAATGGCAGCCGAGGATGGTGCCCAACTACAAACACTGAATCCTCATGCTTATCAAAATATGTCCTAGAATTATTAGACATATCCacttccaaaatattatcttcatcctccATGCTATCTACCCCAACAACCTCCTGTTCAATCTCATTCGCAGAGATAAATTCCTCGTTAGGAACCTCTTCCAAATCCTCACTGTTAGGCAAATTATGTTCCATTTCCACTATGTATCAAATCAAATGTCCTTCGGATAACCTTAAATTACTGCTTTGTAGCCTCCTATCAATCTCCAGGTTGCCAATCACCAGGTTTtcgtcttcgtcatcaCCATTATATAGCACATCTCATCCaacttccaaattttttttcatgctgtgaaaaagaaacttgATACTTTTTAAAAGACAAACGACACATTAACCacaactacaacaacaagcACGATTAACACGGTTATATCCCTTCATAAAGTGCATACTTTGGGTTTGAATAGGTTTAATCCAAGTTGGTAAAGTGCTAGGAAGCTTTAACAACATTCACGTGACATAAATCCATTCCAAGAAGCAATTTTGCCGTGGTGTATATTTGTTGGTGGAATCCTTCTAATAGAAGATATATCAGAACAAAGGAAAGTAGTGAGTTGTTCGATCATCAGAATATATAGAAATAGTGCTATAAGGTGCTTTGGTGTATTAAGGAGCCTTCCCTGTATTGGAATATATTACGAGGATATAGCATGAACCATTCAGTTGGGTTTGATTGGGGTTTTAAAACTAAAGATGGAGAGCATAATGGTGGTAGTTGCAGCGGCGGATTGGGAGCTTCTGCCATAACGACCCCCAACAACCAGCATACAGGTAGTCATTTTGTACATACGAACTATAGGGTTGGTAAGGCTAAGTTAAAGAGGCGTTTGACAGCGGAAGATGGGTTCGGTAATGGAGTTGGAGGGGGTAATAATGCTCATGTAGGCGGGGTTAGTGGGGGGTCATGTCAAGGTTATCGCAGGGTGTCGAAGCGGAAAGCTGTTCATTACAACCTGATTCAGGGGCAACCGCTTCCTATTCCTAGGGCGATAGAGATGATGGATAAAGAGACGTTGGAGTCTATGTTACTACGGCTTATTAATCTACACCCTGAGATACAGGATTCGTTGGCGTCTATTCATCCGCTGTCACATGATATGGACAAGTATACAGCTTTGTTGGAGAAAAAGATGGGAGCGGTATATGATCACATTCCGTATTCTAAATATGGCCATACTTTGAATGACTATGCATTTGTCAGAATGAAGCCTTCGCTTTtagagtttttgaattgtttGATAGATTGTCTTTTAGATTCTATCCCACCAAGATCCACAAATTTGCTACaatcttttaaatttgCTAAATACGTTACAGGGCTTTTGGCGCAGTTGCCTCAGTTTGCAACAGAATCTAATAACTACTATAAGAACATCTGTTATGAACAAGTTTCAGAGATTTGGAACACGTTGATTAAGCATGCTTCCTCTGGTATCAACTTTTTGTCGACGAAGCCAAGTCTTTTGCATTACTTACACGAATTAAAACAGTTTAACGAACAATCTAAGGGTAAGTTCGAAGCACCGTTGCAATTGTTTTTCTCAATAATGGATGATGGCTGCactccaacaacaactgctgctgctgccgccgccgccgccgccgaTTCAGGATCTGCAGCTGATGAACTCGGGAACGGTAAAAAGAATATCGAACAATTCGGTATTTGGAATAACGTTGCTTGACGTACATCTCTCCTTCGCCCATCAAGGGACAATTTTACATCTACTTTCTAGCAGGATAGGAGAACCGAATCTCATACATACTACTTACTTACTGCCTATTATAACACACCTAATCAATTTTCAtggttgattttttttataaaatttaCCAATTATATTGAATTTTACATCGTACTCTGCTTTCTATCTTGCTGAAGATGTGTCATCttgatcatcatcttgccttgatcatcatcttgCCTTGTTACATTGATATGATTGGTACGTTGAGCTGAAAGTTAGCATTTTTAAGCCCGGTTCCGCTACTAGCAAAATTGACTTCCTCCTTACCTCaaacaaaacaactttaaaaagttgagTTTATTTCAGTATAGTGGTTGTGTTTACTAAATGGGACAGGTGCAACCAATACATTATGCTCCAGGTACCGTTAGGCAACTGACTAAAGAAGTACGTGTTTTCTGTTATTGATGATCTGTTTGTTGCAACTAGTTCGTTGATACTAACATAGAGAGCCTTCGGGGTCCTTAAGATTGCTATTGCCATATGTGTGGGAGCTTTGAAAGGTGCTGTTATAGGCATTTCTTCTGCCTTCCTATTACGAACATTCTCGCCGGTATATCGTAATGTGAGAACTCAGGTGAAGGTGTTTTATCACTGCTCATGGATATCCATGGGTGCAGTTTTCCAAGCGGATAAACAGTTGATTAAGTTCCAAGAGACGTATCATGCCCAGGAAGCTTTGAGGAGAGAAAGGATATTAGAGGAAGCTGCAGATCGAGGTATctttttagaagatgatTCAATAATGCCGTCGAAACCTTCTTCTGAGTGATTTTTGTCCAGGAGATGAGATTCACGGATGATCTATTTGGACAAGCATGCTATACAACTTATGAAAGAAATGAAATAAAGGGGACCATTATTTACACAATTCATGcattttgatatattaCTTAGTACATGTAAACATATACCTAtgtatgttttttgttcttgtatTTAAAATAGAAGCAGCCACCTCAAACCCTTAAAGACTATAACAACAATGGACCGAATCGTCTTCATtgtgaagaagaaaaaccaAATTATCCAGAGAACTGAAACAATAGCACACTCTAAGAGTTTGTAGAGAAACTTTGGTATTGTTGTTCCATGGATATTTCGTATAATGCTTGACCGATCCATATCTTCTTGTAACTCCTTTACCCTGAGAGTCAGCGTTGTGTTAATTTCAGACAGAATTCTGTCACTATTCGAAACCAATGTATCTACTCTAACAGAGTATTCGTTCAAGAATAAACTTTCCCAAGTACGACACACCTCAAGTGCCTTATCTAAGCTCTCATCATACTCTTGCAACGAAATTTGACTCTTGGGTAGACATTCGGATATCTTAGTACATAAACGTTGGATTGTTTCTGAGTTATTAAGCATTGACTCCTCGCGTTCCTTGAAATTGTAATCCTTCTGCTTGATTAAATCATAAGTGCATTTTAAATACTTCGATTGCTTCATATGTAATATTAAGGTTGAGTTGGGATCCTGCATCGCAGAGCTTTGTGCCTGCGGACTTAAATTTGGTTCCTCGCTCAAACTCTCtagttttttctttaaactTGCAATCTTTACCTGTCCAAATACACTACTAGTGCTGTAACTTCTTTGTTCATCAATTGGCGTTTTATATTGGGTCCTTAGACGTGTCAGGTCATCATCCACAACCATGAGCTGCGATTCTACCGATGACCTATTGGATTTCGCAGGAGATTTTGATAATCTCGAAAAGAGAGCGTTTTTTAAGCGTCTTCCAGACCTTGGGTGTAAATAATCACTCAACGTTACATCTGGTGTTAAATTGGCTGTAATTACCTGCAAGTAATCAGTCCCATTGCATTCTGCATCGATTTTTTCCAAGGAACAACCCTGATCCCCCAAATGACTTTTGTTCAAAGCTTGCTGTATGCCTtgttcattttcttcagtATCCGTGGTAAGACCAATTTTAGGAATAGTTGGTACCATCGCAGTCTCGCTatggttgttgttgatgctgCCATTATTCTGCTCATCAGAATCAACCCCGCTCACACTATCATTATGGCTCTGTTGACTATCGCGACGTTGAGAACCAAGATTCTTGCTTTTAAACCAATAACTACCATCAGGCTTTCTCAACTCATGCCAATGGCTCGCTCGCCATGTGCTATCTCTTGATTTCTCTTGTATATCCACAAACCACGGAAAGTGCTTATGCCGATGACTAAAATCTACTACCGCTATAACTGGTCTTTTTGATAAACTGACATACTTCTGCTCCAGACGCTTATACTTTTTCCTTAACTTCCTGTTCCTAATTGTCTGCAATGGATTGTACACACCCTCAAAACCCTCGAAGTcttctttcaacttctcctcCATCGTAGTCCTAATGGATTTATCTATAAACACATAAAACAGTTCTAAATACACTCTAGTCGCTTCAGCCTTTTCCCTGGTCTTCCTGCTACAATTGAACACTCTTTCTGGGGGTCGAGGAAACGTTGCATTTCCATAACCAACCGGTTCCCTGGAAAGGGGTTGATCAATATTGACGTTCATATCCCTCATAAACCCACTTTTAATATCCAGCAACAATTTCGTAGCATTATACAAGTCCTTTTTATGATGGTTCagttcaatatctttattaTCTAGCC
This region of Eremothecium cymbalariae DBVPG#7215 chromosome 4, complete sequence genomic DNA includes:
- the SQT1 gene encoding Sqt1p (similar to Ashbya gossypii AGR242C), giving the protein MEHNLPNSEDLEEVPNEEFISANEIEQEVVGVDSMEDEDNILEVDMSNNSRTYFDKHEDSVFVVGHHPRLPLVVSGGGDNVAYLWTSHSEPPKEAGCIKHSESVIGVGFTVDGEYLVTADMNGKVLVHRSSKGGQKWVLFEELQEVDEIVWLKVHPWKKGYFAFGSIDGSVWCYQIDEESKSLVHLMSGYLHSQECTMGEFLDVGDEEDDSLVLVTCSLDSTIVGWNCHTGQSMFKISSSELKGFEAGWVNLSCAPSHMNQGTPIAACGSNNGIMVVFNAITGAMLNLTTVVELKEDQEELDASIESISWSSKTNWMAIGLVSGDILMYDTKTWRLRHKFVLEDSVTKLQFEESTGHNIFASCINGKVYQFDARTGQEVYVCVGHNMGVLDFVLIEQGKKLITAGDEGVSLVFQLPGI
- the STS1 gene encoding Sts1p (similar to Ashbya gossypii AGR243W), translated to MNHSVGFDWGFKTKDGEHNGGSCSGGLGASAITTPNNQHTGSHFVHTNYRVGKAKLKRRLTAEDGFGNGVGGGNNAHVGGVSGGSCQGYRRVSKRKAVHYNLIQGQPLPIPRAIEMMDKETLESMLLRLINLHPEIQDSLASIHPLSHDMDKYTALLEKKMGAVYDHIPYSKYGHTLNDYAFVRMKPSLLEFLNCLIDCLLDSIPPRSTNLLQSFKFAKYVTGLLAQLPQFATESNNYYKNICYEQVSEIWNTLIKHASSGINFLSTKPSLLHYLHELKQFNEQSKGKFEAPLQLFFSIMDDGCTPTTTAAAAAAAAADSGSAADELGNGKKNIEQFGIWNNVA
- the RCF3 gene encoding Rcf3p (similar to Ashbya gossypii AGR244W 1-intron); this translates as MGQVQPIHYAPGTVRQLTKEIAIAICVGALKGAVIGISSAFLLRTFSPVYRNVRTQVKVFYHCSWISMGAVFQADKQLIKFQETYHAQEALRRERILEEAADRGIFLEDDSIMPSKPSSE
- the MTC4 gene encoding Mtc4p (similar to Ashbya gossypii AGR245C), whose amino-acid sequence is MNPISGLDNKDIELNHHKKDLYNATKLLLDIKSGFMRDMNVNIDQPLSREPVGYGNATFPRPPERVFNCSRKTREKAEATRVYLELFYVFIDKSIRTTMEEKLKEDFEGFEGVYNPLQTIRNRKLRKKYKRLEQKYVSLSKRPVIAVVDFSHRHKHFPWFVDIQEKSRDSTWRASHWHELRKPDGSYWFKSKNLGSQRRDSQQSHNDSVSGVDSDEQNNGSINNNHSETAMVPTIPKIGLTTDTEENEQGIQQALNKSHLGDQGCSLEKIDAECNGTDYLQVITANLTPDVTLSDYLHPRSGRRLKNALFSRLSKSPAKSNRSSVESQLMVVDDDLTRLRTQYKTPIDEQRSYSTSSVFGQVKIASLKKKLESLSEEPNLSPQAQSSAMQDPNSTLILHMKQSKYLKCTYDLIKQKDYNFKEREESMLNNSETIQRLCTKISECLPKSQISLQEYDESLDKALEVCRTWESLFLNEYSVRVDTLVSNSDRILSEINTTLTLRVKELQEDMDRSSIIRNIHGTTIPKFLYKLLECAIVSVLWIIWFFFFTMKTIRSIVVIVFKGLRWLLLF